A window of Tautonia marina contains these coding sequences:
- a CDS encoding hybrid sensor histidine kinase/response regulator, with protein MTPSTHAIRDRNHADLGAILRRDAEAILDTWAERAIAQGHGRPGAHREELRDHLPEFLIALGDDLTGDDDSPRHEAIEHGRFRWKDGWELQDVVIDYQLLRIVILERLQQQLGHNPSFEQVVAIGVHIDDAIAQAVVAYVEHQAVQLQQAHQRLNEFLGVLGHELRNPLGTIAVGLQLAKLCAPPQGDLSDAVDGISRGVLTMTRLMDDMLDVARVTRGDLEIRRSFVSLTEVITSAVSSTRSLVDESRHRLALSLPPDPMTVEADPTRLEQILVNLITNAVKYSEPGALIEVIADREQDQAVIQVRDNGAGIAPDFLPHLFDLFAQAPEHNGRGLGIGLALVRNLVERHGGTISAQSDGIGQGSTFTIRLPLVRQASETPGSPASEPTAAGGAALPSSPRRILIVDDERDAARLLALLLEQDGHEVRVAFDGASALTEAESMRPDLVLLDLGLPDFDGRDVAQRLIASAGAARPLIVALTGFSPGQRSGETPPEQDTRFDLFLTKPVEAESLERVLALRHREDAPPSDPV; from the coding sequence ATGACCCCTTCGACGCATGCGATCCGAGATCGAAATCACGCCGATCTCGGCGCGATTCTTCGCCGAGATGCCGAGGCGATTCTCGACACCTGGGCCGAGCGTGCCATCGCCCAGGGACACGGTCGCCCCGGTGCTCATCGGGAGGAGCTGCGCGACCACTTGCCCGAGTTCCTCATCGCCCTGGGTGACGATCTCACCGGCGACGACGACTCGCCGCGTCACGAGGCCATCGAACACGGGCGGTTTCGCTGGAAAGACGGCTGGGAGCTTCAGGATGTCGTCATCGACTATCAGCTCCTCCGGATCGTCATTCTCGAACGTCTGCAACAGCAGCTCGGGCACAATCCCTCGTTCGAGCAGGTCGTCGCCATCGGTGTCCATATCGATGATGCCATCGCTCAGGCCGTGGTCGCCTATGTCGAGCATCAGGCCGTCCAGCTTCAGCAGGCCCACCAGCGGCTCAACGAATTTCTCGGCGTGCTCGGCCACGAGCTGCGCAACCCGCTCGGCACGATCGCCGTCGGCCTGCAACTGGCCAAGCTCTGCGCTCCCCCTCAGGGCGATCTTTCCGATGCGGTCGATGGCATCAGCCGGGGGGTCCTGACCATGACCCGGTTGATGGACGACATGCTCGACGTGGCCCGCGTCACCCGCGGAGACCTGGAGATCCGTCGATCCTTCGTCTCGTTGACCGAGGTCATCACCTCCGCGGTCTCCTCAACCCGGTCGCTGGTCGACGAGTCGCGGCACCGTCTGGCCCTGTCGCTCCCTCCCGACCCGATGACCGTCGAGGCCGATCCGACCCGCCTGGAGCAGATCCTGGTCAACCTCATCACCAACGCCGTGAAGTACTCCGAGCCCGGCGCCTTGATCGAGGTGATCGCCGATCGAGAGCAGGACCAGGCGGTCATCCAGGTTCGGGACAACGGGGCGGGAATCGCTCCCGACTTTCTGCCGCATCTGTTCGATCTGTTCGCCCAGGCTCCGGAACACAACGGCCGGGGGCTCGGAATCGGGCTGGCACTGGTCCGTAATCTGGTCGAACGCCACGGCGGCACCATCTCCGCTCAGAGCGATGGAATCGGCCAGGGAAGCACCTTCACCATTCGCCTCCCGCTCGTTCGGCAAGCCTCCGAAACGCCAGGCTCCCCAGCCTCCGAGCCGACCGCCGCGGGCGGGGCCGCCCTGCCCTCGTCACCCAGACGCATTCTTATCGTGGACGACGAACGAGACGCCGCCCGGTTGCTGGCCCTCTTGCTTGAACAGGATGGGCACGAGGTCCGCGTGGCGTTCGACGGCGCCTCGGCCCTGACCGAGGCGGAATCCATGCGTCCCGATCTGGTCTTGCTCGATCTCGGCCTCCCGGATTTCGATGGCCGAGACGTGGCGCAGCGTCTGATCGCCTCCGCAGGGGCGGCACGACCCTTGATCGTTGCCCTGACCGGCTTCAGCCCTGGTCAGCGATCGGGAGAGACCCCTCCCGAGCAGGACACGCGCTTCGACCTGTTCCTGACCAAGCCGGTTGAGGCCGAGAGCCTGGAGCGCGTGCTCGCCCTTCGTCACCGGGAGGATGCCCCCCCCTCCGACCCGGTCTGA
- a CDS encoding DUF6793 family protein: MPLFEVETTSHIMIACVDGDSAARAFAEENYPGEEVLRVTHRPRDAWVISKRLLGIEGGIDPCTKARECLANARGDKLHAVRLYMQQTGTDLDEARKVIESNMSLGW; encoded by the coding sequence ATGCCTCTGTTCGAGGTGGAAACGACATCGCACATCATGATCGCGTGCGTCGACGGTGACTCGGCCGCGCGAGCCTTCGCCGAGGAAAACTATCCGGGTGAGGAGGTGCTGCGCGTCACGCACCGTCCGCGTGACGCCTGGGTGATCTCCAAGCGGTTGCTGGGGATCGAGGGAGGGATCGACCCGTGTACGAAGGCACGCGAGTGCCTGGCCAACGCGCGGGGAGACAAGTTGCACGCCGTCCGGCTGTACATGCAGCAAACGGGCACCGATCTGGATGAAGCCCGCAAGGTGATCGAGTCGAACATGTCCCTCGGCTGGTAA
- a CDS encoding glucose-1-phosphate adenylyltransferase, with translation MTRNNVTCLILGGGRGTRLFPLTALRSKPAVPIAGKYRLIDIPISNCIYSGLNRMYVLTQFNSLSLHRHITNTYKFDGFGGGFVEILAAQQTMENQEWYQGTADAVRQNLELLKDELSDLVLILSGDQLYRMDFQEMIRLHHETRSVATIAALPVDEQEATACGIMQIQPDGQVHNFLEKPKTRDALDSVRTDPKWLEGQGIRAGNRSYLASMGIYLFNRDVLVDLLNRMDVDDFGKGVFPAAIADPNMRVQIFPFDGYWEDIGTIGAFHKANIDLTRVDAPFDFAADNKTIFTRPRFMAPSKVNGATLTRCLIADGAAIGKGSVLEHSIVGLRTQIGENVTIRNSYVMGADVFEGQRGIEKNQKEGRPNIGVGDDSIIEDAIIDKNARVGRGVRIRKQPRDQEVDHEGLYYVRDGIVVVPKFAVIPDGTEI, from the coding sequence ATGACTCGCAATAATGTGACCTGCCTGATTCTGGGGGGAGGCCGAGGCACCCGGCTCTTTCCGCTGACCGCCCTGCGGAGCAAGCCCGCCGTGCCGATCGCCGGCAAGTACCGGCTGATCGACATCCCCATCTCCAACTGCATCTATTCTGGCCTGAACCGGATGTATGTGCTGACGCAGTTCAATTCGTTGAGCTTGCATCGACACATCACCAATACGTACAAGTTTGATGGCTTCGGCGGCGGCTTTGTCGAGATTCTGGCCGCGCAGCAGACGATGGAGAACCAGGAGTGGTATCAAGGAACGGCCGACGCGGTGCGTCAGAACCTTGAGCTGCTCAAGGACGAGTTGAGCGATCTGGTCCTGATTCTCTCCGGAGACCAGCTTTACCGCATGGACTTCCAGGAGATGATCCGCCTGCACCACGAAACCAGGTCGGTGGCCACCATCGCCGCCTTGCCCGTCGATGAGCAGGAGGCGACCGCCTGCGGCATCATGCAGATTCAGCCGGATGGCCAGGTGCATAACTTCCTCGAAAAACCGAAGACCCGCGACGCACTCGACTCGGTTCGCACCGACCCGAAGTGGCTGGAAGGCCAGGGCATCCGGGCCGGCAATCGCTCGTATCTGGCGAGCATGGGCATTTACCTCTTTAACCGTGACGTGCTGGTCGACTTGCTCAACCGCATGGACGTGGACGACTTCGGCAAGGGGGTCTTCCCCGCCGCCATCGCCGACCCCAACATGCGGGTTCAGATCTTCCCCTTCGACGGCTACTGGGAAGACATCGGGACCATCGGTGCCTTCCACAAGGCGAACATCGACCTGACCCGCGTGGACGCTCCGTTCGACTTCGCGGCCGACAACAAGACGATCTTCACCCGGCCGCGGTTCATGGCCCCCTCGAAGGTCAACGGCGCGACCCTGACGCGCTGCCTGATCGCCGACGGGGCAGCCATCGGCAAGGGGTCGGTCCTGGAGCACTCGATCGTCGGCCTCCGGACCCAGATTGGCGAGAACGTCACAATCCGCAACTCCTACGTCATGGGGGCCGACGTCTTCGAAGGCCAGCGAGGCATCGAGAAAAACCAGAAGGAAGGCCGGCCGAACATCGGCGTGGGTGACGATTCGATCATCGAGGATGCGATCATCGACAAGAACGCCCGGGTCGGCCGGGGGGTTCGCATCCGCAAGCAGCCGAGGGATCAGGAAGTCGATCATGAGGGCCTGTACTATGTTCGAGACGGGATCGTGGTGGTGCCCAAGTTCGCCGTGATCCCCGACGGGACGGAGATCTGA
- a CDS encoding S46 family peptidase, translating to MTLRRRMALIGLLTIMTTASQSPADEGMWVFNNLPLNQLKAKYGFEPTEEWITRIRSSAVRFNNGGSGSFVSADGLVMTNHHVAADTLQKLSTAENDYYRVGFLAETREAELPAPDLELNVTVAIEDVTDRVNAAVTASMSDAEAAAARRSAMANIEQEASKANGLRNDVVTLYQGGQYHLYTYKKYTDVRLVFAPEFDVAFFGGDEDNFEYPRYCLDVAFVRAYEDGKPAQPEHYLRWSEKGSEAGDLVFVAGHPGRTSRLNTVAHLEYFRDTGFPFLLDLIRNREASLSSFSERGEEEARQAKEDLFGYQNSRKARLGGYQGLRDETFMRRKQEAEQALRDQIASDPKSAEAYADAWDKIAASRRVAAENLVTYNMLERAQAFESRLFQIARTLVRLAAEQEKPNEDRLQEYRETALPSLFLGLYSEAPIYPEYEIFRLTNALTYWRDTVGADDPVVQRVLGNREPEEVARTLVEGTKVGDVKARKALAKGGSEAIAASDDPMIALAVAVDPESRAVRKVWEDEVEGVESAQYGRIAKALFESLGDAIYPDATFTLRLAYGTVVGWEEDGETIPPFTQVEGLFEKAEAKGNVEPYHVPESWVEAKDSGRLDLSTPMNFVSTADIIGGNSGSPVVDREGNVVGLIFDGNIHSLILDFGYDDTLARAVSVDSRVIAEALKSVYQANALLDELTGGK from the coding sequence ATGACTCTGAGACGAAGGATGGCCCTGATCGGGCTGCTGACGATCATGACGACGGCTTCGCAATCCCCGGCCGACGAGGGGATGTGGGTGTTCAACAACCTGCCGCTCAACCAGTTGAAGGCGAAGTACGGCTTCGAACCAACGGAGGAGTGGATCACCCGCATTCGATCGTCGGCCGTACGCTTCAACAACGGCGGGTCGGGATCGTTCGTCTCGGCCGACGGCCTGGTGATGACCAACCACCACGTTGCCGCCGACACGCTTCAAAAGCTGAGCACGGCGGAGAATGATTACTACCGGGTCGGGTTCCTCGCCGAAACGCGCGAGGCCGAGCTTCCCGCGCCCGACCTTGAGCTGAACGTCACCGTGGCCATCGAGGACGTGACCGACCGGGTCAACGCGGCCGTGACCGCGTCGATGTCGGACGCCGAGGCCGCCGCGGCCCGTCGCTCGGCGATGGCGAACATCGAGCAGGAAGCGTCGAAGGCCAACGGCCTGCGGAACGATGTGGTCACCCTGTACCAAGGAGGACAATATCATCTTTACACATACAAGAAGTACACCGACGTTCGGCTCGTGTTCGCCCCGGAATTCGACGTAGCCTTCTTCGGTGGGGATGAAGACAACTTCGAATATCCCCGCTATTGCCTCGACGTGGCCTTTGTGCGGGCCTACGAGGATGGCAAGCCGGCCCAGCCCGAGCACTACCTGCGCTGGAGCGAGAAGGGATCAGAGGCAGGGGACCTCGTCTTCGTGGCCGGCCACCCCGGCCGGACGAGCCGGTTGAACACGGTGGCGCACCTGGAATACTTCCGCGACACCGGCTTCCCGTTCCTGCTCGACCTGATCCGCAACCGCGAGGCGTCTCTCTCATCCTTTAGCGAGCGCGGCGAGGAAGAAGCACGGCAGGCCAAGGAAGACCTGTTCGGCTACCAGAACAGCCGCAAGGCCCGGCTGGGAGGGTATCAGGGGTTGCGCGACGAAACCTTCATGCGTCGCAAGCAAGAGGCCGAACAGGCACTCCGCGATCAGATTGCGTCTGATCCGAAATCGGCCGAAGCGTACGCAGATGCCTGGGACAAGATCGCCGCGTCTCGGCGCGTGGCCGCCGAGAATCTGGTGACGTACAACATGCTGGAACGGGCTCAGGCATTCGAGTCTCGCCTGTTTCAGATTGCTCGGACCCTCGTCCGCCTGGCCGCCGAGCAAGAAAAACCGAACGAGGATCGCCTGCAGGAGTACCGCGAGACGGCCTTGCCGTCGCTGTTCCTCGGCCTTTATTCCGAGGCGCCGATTTACCCCGAGTACGAAATCTTCCGCCTAACCAACGCCTTGACGTACTGGCGAGACACCGTCGGCGCGGACGATCCGGTGGTTCAGCGCGTGCTCGGCAATCGCGAACCGGAGGAGGTCGCCCGGACCCTGGTCGAAGGGACCAAGGTTGGCGATGTGAAGGCTCGCAAGGCCCTTGCCAAAGGAGGCTCGGAGGCGATCGCCGCCAGCGACGACCCGATGATCGCGCTGGCCGTGGCCGTTGATCCCGAGTCAAGGGCCGTGCGGAAGGTGTGGGAAGACGAGGTCGAGGGGGTCGAGTCGGCCCAGTACGGCCGGATCGCCAAGGCGTTGTTTGAGAGCCTCGGCGACGCGATCTACCCGGATGCCACCTTCACCCTTCGCCTGGCCTACGGCACCGTGGTCGGATGGGAGGAAGACGGCGAGACCATCCCGCCGTTCACGCAGGTCGAGGGTCTGTTTGAGAAGGCGGAGGCCAAGGGGAACGTCGAGCCGTACCACGTGCCCGAATCGTGGGTCGAAGCGAAGGATTCGGGACGGCTTGACCTGTCGACGCCGATGAATTTCGTCTCGACGGCCGACATCATCGGCGGCAATTCCGGGAGCCCGGTCGTGGATCGCGAGGGAAATGTTGTCGGATTGATCTTCGATGGCAATATCCACTCGTTGATTCTTGACTTCGGCTACGACGACACGCTCGCCCGGGCCGTTTCGGTCGATTCTCGGGTGATTGCCGAGGCGTTGAAGTCGGTCTATCAGGCGAATGCCCTGCTTGACGAACTGACCGGCGGCAAGTGA
- a CDS encoding acetyl-CoA carboxylase carboxyltransferase subunit alpha has product MPPVTNPNTNTQAPNQYRLPFEAPIFEMEARLAELEARQSQGDGSGLSDQIRTIRRELIGLKRAIFANLTPWETVQVSRHQLRPQSRDYLELIFDQFLELHGDRAVGDDPAMVTGFAHLGEKKLMFVGHQKGRDLAERTACNFGCAHPEGYRKALRAMRLAERHQLPIVCLIDTPGAYPGIQAEERGQAAIIAENLMAMSQIDTPIVCVVIGEGGSGGALGIGIGDRVGMMEHSYYSVISPEGCATILWKTAERKDRAAEALKMTGRDLLRFGIIDEVVEEPPGGAHRDPRGAAIALKGFLTRSLRKIAEIPRDQLLEHRYQKFRRIGEFFEDVPEPIASEAEAKATAGAEGEPPQATAPPSSVNGTSVPPPTSS; this is encoded by the coding sequence ATGCCCCCCGTGACCAACCCGAACACCAATACCCAGGCCCCCAATCAGTACCGCCTCCCCTTCGAGGCCCCCATCTTCGAGATGGAGGCCCGACTGGCCGAGCTTGAAGCCCGGCAATCCCAGGGAGACGGTTCCGGCCTGTCCGATCAGATTCGCACGATCCGGCGCGAGCTGATCGGCCTGAAACGGGCGATCTTCGCCAACCTGACCCCCTGGGAGACGGTCCAGGTCTCTCGGCACCAGCTCCGGCCCCAGTCGCGTGATTACCTGGAGCTGATCTTCGACCAGTTCCTGGAGCTCCACGGCGATCGCGCCGTGGGAGACGACCCGGCCATGGTCACCGGCTTCGCCCACCTCGGCGAGAAGAAGCTGATGTTCGTCGGCCACCAGAAAGGCCGCGACCTGGCCGAGCGAACCGCCTGCAACTTCGGCTGTGCCCATCCCGAAGGCTACCGCAAAGCCTTGCGAGCCATGAGGTTGGCCGAACGGCACCAGTTGCCGATCGTCTGCCTGATCGACACGCCCGGAGCCTATCCCGGCATCCAGGCCGAGGAGCGAGGGCAGGCCGCCATCATCGCCGAGAACCTGATGGCGATGAGCCAGATCGACACGCCGATCGTCTGTGTCGTCATCGGCGAAGGGGGCTCTGGAGGCGCCCTGGGCATCGGCATCGGCGACCGGGTGGGCATGATGGAGCACTCGTACTACTCCGTCATCAGCCCCGAAGGCTGCGCCACAATCCTCTGGAAGACCGCCGAGCGGAAGGACCGCGCCGCCGAGGCCCTGAAGATGACCGGCCGCGACCTCTTGCGGTTTGGAATCATCGACGAGGTGGTCGAGGAACCCCCCGGCGGTGCCCACCGCGACCCCCGAGGGGCCGCCATTGCCCTGAAAGGGTTCCTGACCCGGTCACTCCGCAAGATCGCCGAGATCCCCCGCGATCAACTGCTCGAACACCGTTACCAGAAGTTCCGCCGCATTGGCGAGTTCTTCGAGGACGTTCCCGAGCCGATCGCCTCCGAGGCTGAAGCCAAAGCCACGGCTGGGGCAGAGGGGGAACCTCCTCAGGCAACCGCCCCCCCCTCGTCCGTCAACGGAACCTCGGTCCCCCCGCCGACTTCGTCCTGA
- a CDS encoding PVC-type heme-binding CxxCH protein, translating into MKIPFTGRRAVGPCFAGSLGLLVVVAGAAALAQQEDSRKGPLEPEEARKTIHVDPGLRVELVAAEPQITSPVAMAFDEDGRLWVVEMRDYPNGPAPGEPPEGQLKILEDRDGDGFFETSRVFADELLFANGVLPWKDGAIVTAAPHVVWLRDTNGDGQADVREVLYEGFAVENPQLRVSHPTLGIDGWIYVANGLRGGQVRRAGDDDAEPIDLSGRDFRFDLVHDRAEPIAGMGQYGLTFDDWGRRFVCTNRNHLVPIILEDRYARRNPDLPAPGRASDDQTAGGAAEVFPLVEQFTTSSLHIGSFSAACGVTVYRGDLLPESYQGSVFTCEPTGSLVHQEVLTPEGAAFSWSPPRKGVEFFASTDLWCRPVSMAHGPDGALYVVDMYRAVIEHPQWMPPELRERPDLLDGKDRGRIWRIVPESRVDRPETPKLGDASTAELVALLDHPDGWWRTTAERLLLQRQDPAAIAPLRDLARASKTPQGRAQAAWLLEHAGELDKETLLGLLRDDDARLREQGALLAERRLSEERKLLDAVIDLANDDDARVRFQAALGLGFVDDDVILDPLATIARLGAGDRWTRAAVGSAVPGRAGALLLTLLDAPHNQAEETDEGRLTLLQELTALVGTHRDPAECAEVLEALWQIDQDAERWRMAGLNGLAEGLGRRGTRLGSILDQLPEAVADRTAQALAGFAETAEDADADPAARRDAIRLLAHAPWEVAADSLSRLLVEEPDQVLRIAAAQALAARVEPEVADRLLEPWRSLTPAVRREVAQGMVARSDRAGALLDAMEQGILAPRDLDANQSRRLRDHPTPEVRDRARSLLASSLPAERAAVLENYRAAIEMPADPHRGREVFRRLCTTCHRLEDQGVVVGPDIGDTRTRTKAALLSDILNPNEAIDANYVSYTVATVDGQVLGGLIASETASALTLLRAEGQTETILKQEIDEIQSDGVSLMPEGIEQDLTVQEMADLLDYLKNWRYMDGVVPLTEQE; encoded by the coding sequence ATGAAAATTCCATTTACTGGACGTCGAGCTGTGGGGCCGTGCTTTGCGGGGTCGCTTGGGTTGCTTGTGGTCGTGGCTGGAGCTGCGGCCCTTGCCCAGCAAGAGGATTCGCGCAAGGGGCCGCTTGAACCGGAGGAAGCCCGGAAGACGATCCACGTCGATCCCGGCCTTCGGGTCGAACTGGTTGCGGCCGAGCCTCAGATCACCAGCCCCGTGGCGATGGCCTTCGACGAGGACGGGCGACTCTGGGTCGTCGAGATGCGCGACTACCCAAACGGGCCGGCCCCCGGGGAACCGCCAGAGGGGCAACTCAAGATTCTCGAAGACCGAGACGGTGATGGATTCTTCGAAACGTCTCGAGTGTTTGCCGATGAGCTGCTCTTTGCCAACGGAGTCTTGCCCTGGAAGGACGGAGCCATTGTGACGGCAGCCCCTCATGTGGTCTGGCTTCGAGATACGAACGGCGACGGGCAGGCTGATGTCCGCGAGGTTCTGTACGAGGGGTTCGCGGTTGAGAATCCCCAGCTTCGTGTCAGTCATCCGACCCTCGGGATCGACGGTTGGATTTATGTGGCAAACGGCTTGCGAGGCGGTCAGGTCCGTCGCGCCGGGGATGACGACGCCGAACCGATCGATTTGAGCGGTCGGGATTTCCGCTTCGATCTGGTACACGATCGAGCCGAGCCGATCGCGGGCATGGGGCAGTACGGCCTGACCTTCGACGACTGGGGCCGGCGATTCGTCTGCACCAACCGGAACCATCTGGTGCCGATCATCCTGGAAGACCGCTACGCGCGACGAAACCCCGATCTCCCCGCCCCCGGTCGAGCCTCTGACGATCAGACGGCCGGAGGAGCCGCCGAGGTGTTCCCCCTGGTTGAGCAGTTTACCACCTCGTCGTTACACATCGGCAGTTTCAGTGCAGCCTGCGGCGTGACGGTCTATCGCGGTGATCTGCTGCCCGAGTCGTATCAGGGATCAGTGTTCACCTGTGAGCCGACGGGGAGCCTGGTGCATCAGGAAGTGCTTACGCCGGAGGGGGCGGCGTTCTCGTGGTCACCGCCGCGCAAGGGAGTCGAGTTCTTCGCCAGTACCGACCTCTGGTGCCGACCCGTCTCCATGGCGCATGGCCCCGATGGAGCGCTGTATGTTGTTGATATGTACCGGGCCGTCATTGAGCATCCTCAATGGATGCCCCCCGAATTGAGGGAACGCCCGGACCTGCTCGACGGGAAGGATCGCGGCCGGATCTGGAGGATCGTCCCGGAATCGCGGGTCGATCGGCCGGAGACGCCGAAGCTCGGGGACGCCTCGACCGCGGAACTGGTCGCGTTGCTCGACCACCCCGACGGCTGGTGGCGCACGACAGCCGAGCGCTTGCTTCTCCAACGGCAGGACCCGGCGGCGATCGCCCCACTTCGGGACCTGGCGCGAGCGTCGAAGACCCCCCAAGGCCGCGCCCAGGCCGCCTGGCTGCTGGAGCATGCCGGGGAACTGGACAAGGAAACGCTACTCGGGTTGCTCCGCGACGATGACGCAAGGCTCCGTGAGCAAGGGGCATTGCTGGCTGAGCGTCGACTCTCCGAGGAACGCAAGCTGCTCGATGCGGTGATCGACCTGGCCAACGATGATGATGCTCGGGTCCGGTTTCAGGCCGCGCTGGGGCTCGGGTTTGTAGATGATGATGTGATTCTCGATCCACTGGCGACCATTGCCCGGCTTGGGGCTGGAGATCGCTGGACGCGGGCCGCCGTGGGCAGCGCGGTGCCGGGCCGGGCCGGGGCGTTGCTGCTGACCCTGCTCGACGCGCCTCACAATCAGGCCGAGGAGACGGACGAAGGGCGGTTGACGCTGCTCCAGGAGCTGACGGCACTCGTGGGCACCCATCGTGATCCGGCGGAGTGTGCCGAGGTGCTGGAGGCCCTCTGGCAGATTGACCAGGATGCCGAGCGTTGGCGAATGGCCGGCCTGAATGGTCTGGCCGAAGGGTTGGGGCGACGAGGAACGCGGCTCGGGAGCATCCTTGATCAGTTGCCGGAAGCGGTTGCCGATCGCACCGCCCAGGCCCTGGCCGGGTTTGCCGAGACGGCCGAGGATGCCGACGCCGATCCAGCCGCGCGGCGCGATGCGATCCGGTTACTGGCCCACGCCCCCTGGGAGGTGGCCGCCGATTCGCTTTCGCGGCTCTTGGTGGAGGAACCGGATCAAGTCTTGCGGATCGCCGCGGCCCAGGCGCTGGCGGCTCGGGTTGAGCCGGAGGTGGCCGATCGCTTGCTGGAACCGTGGCGGAGTCTGACTCCGGCGGTGCGTCGTGAAGTGGCCCAGGGGATGGTGGCGCGATCGGATCGGGCCGGTGCGCTGCTGGATGCGATGGAGCAAGGAATACTTGCTCCCAGAGATCTGGATGCGAATCAGAGCCGCCGCCTGCGCGATCATCCGACGCCCGAGGTGCGCGACCGGGCGCGATCGTTGCTGGCGTCGAGCCTGCCCGCGGAACGGGCGGCAGTGCTGGAGAACTATCGAGCGGCGATTGAGATGCCCGCTGATCCGCATCGGGGACGCGAGGTGTTCCGAAGGCTTTGCACGACCTGTCACCGGTTGGAAGATCAAGGGGTGGTCGTCGGCCCGGACATCGGCGATACCAGAACCCGGACCAAGGCGGCCTTGCTTTCGGATATCTTGAACCCGAATGAGGCAATTGATGCGAATTATGTGAGCTACACGGTGGCCACGGTAGATGGCCAGGTGCTTGGCGGCCTGATCGCGTCGGAAACGGCCTCGGCCCTCACACTTCTGAGGGCGGAAGGGCAGACCGAGACGATCCTGAAACAGGAGATCGACGAGATTCAATCGGACGGCGTTTCGCTGATGCCCGAGGGGATCGAGCAGGATCTCACGGTTCAGGAAATGGCCGACTTGCTGGATTACTTGAAGAACTGGAGGTACATGGATGGGGTGGTGCCCCTGACCGAACAGGAGTGA
- a CDS encoding serine/threonine protein kinase: MATGTTTTGEDRIGNYRIVRVLQMGQNSVIMEVVQEGSGRRFALKELLESRSSDPAERRALAFEAKLGQMFTHPNLIRVHEFVNAKPSPYFVMDYFPGMTLRLVIGKPQEYSLPPGRPHSVLRQAAEALAYMHEQGWAHRDVKPENILINRSGEVRVIDYALAKKIPTGLAKLFSGKPPREGTYSYISPDVIRRLPPSAAADIYSFGITCYEVATGRQPFRANSPMELLNKHMKEKPIPPIAHNKNVTKEFSDLVLKMLAKKPDDRLKDLREFLAAFNRMRIFKDDPDPMADRFSM; this comes from the coding sequence GTGGCCACCGGAACCACCACGACCGGCGAAGACCGGATCGGTAACTATCGGATCGTCCGGGTCCTCCAGATGGGACAGAACTCCGTCATCATGGAGGTCGTCCAGGAAGGTTCCGGCCGACGCTTCGCCCTGAAAGAACTGCTCGAAAGCCGATCGAGCGACCCGGCCGAACGGCGAGCCCTGGCCTTCGAGGCCAAGCTCGGCCAGATGTTCACCCACCCGAACCTCATCCGGGTGCACGAGTTCGTCAACGCCAAGCCCTCGCCGTACTTCGTCATGGACTACTTCCCGGGCATGACCCTTCGCCTGGTCATCGGCAAGCCCCAGGAGTACTCCCTGCCGCCCGGTCGGCCCCACTCGGTGCTGCGTCAAGCGGCCGAGGCGCTGGCCTACATGCACGAACAAGGCTGGGCCCACCGCGACGTCAAGCCCGAGAACATCCTCATCAACCGCTCGGGCGAGGTTCGGGTCATCGACTACGCCCTGGCCAAGAAGATCCCGACCGGACTCGCCAAGCTCTTTTCCGGAAAGCCTCCCAGGGAAGGAACTTACAGCTACATCTCTCCCGATGTGATCCGCCGGCTTCCTCCTTCGGCCGCGGCCGACATCTACAGCTTCGGCATCACCTGTTACGAGGTGGCGACCGGTCGGCAGCCCTTCCGGGCCAACTCGCCGATGGAGCTGCTCAACAAGCACATGAAGGAGAAGCCCATCCCGCCGATCGCTCACAACAAGAACGTCACCAAAGAATTCTCCGACTTGGTCTTGAAGATGCTCGCCAAAAAACCCGACGATCGTCTCAAAGATTTGCGGGAATTCCTGGCCGCCTTCAACCGCATGAGGATCTTCAAGGACGACCCTGACCCCATGGCCGACCGCTTCTCCATGTGA